AACTGACGATGAATCCCCTTCAGCAAACTCATAAAATAATCTCTCCCCACTTTATTATTATGCAAATCCATTGCTTTTTCTAGTGGCTGGTTAGGGAAGAGTTCTTCGTGCAGATTGGTAAAAGTTTCACAAAATGCCAAAGCCTTCTGTGGAGAAGACACTTTACAACAATACATTAGTACTAAACAGTTCCAAAAGGCGTGGCGAAAGGCATTCCCTTTACCATTAGTACCTGCGGTGGTAGGATATTTCCTTTGGGCAATTCTGTATGCCTTTAAACTCGCATAGACAGCCAAAACAAAAAATAGCGGTTGCCTTATAAATAATCCCAAAACCTGTACTATTTTTGGGAAAGATAATTGCCTAAAAGCACTTAAAAACAACAAAGGAGTTTTCATAATACATTTAAATATTAAAAAATAAACCTCGTTAATTTCTAAAAGTTAACGAGGTTTAACCCGTTGTGCATTATGAAATGAAAAAAACAAGAGTTGTTTATTAGACTGAAAATCAGTATATTGTTTTTGCTATAAAACGATATAAATGAACAACTTAGAGCAAATATATGAAAGAATTTTGGAAGTTTTAGGACTTTTTTCAGAAAATCAACTGATTAGTTATCAGAGAAGAACACCTAAAATGAGCGATTTAGAAGTCATAAGTCTTAATATTACTGCTGAATACTTGAGTATTGATAGCGAATTACAGTTCTTTAGAAAATTGCCAAACTCTCTGATAAACAAAATTGAAAGAAGTGTTTACAATAAGCGAAAACGAAGACTATCCCTACAAACAGAGCAAATTAGACAGCGTATTTCGATGGAGTTCAATGAGTTTGAAGATATTTTTATCGTTGATAGCATGCCAATGAAAGTTTGTGAAAACGCTCGTTCTACTCGTTCAAAAATTTGTAAAGAGCAATCCTATTCTTCACCAACATATGGTTATTGTGCTTCACAGAAATTATATTTCTATGGCTATAAACTACACGCAGTATGTTCTTTAAATGGTGTGATTAAGAATTTTGATATAAGCCCTGCATCCGTTCACGACATCCACTATTTAAAAGATATTGGTGAGCAAATGCGAAACTGTACTTTAATTGGAGATAGAGGCTATTTATCAGCAAAAGTTCAAATAGATTTATTTAACTAACTCGTTGTGCATTTTAAATAATACTGATTTTTAGATGATTTAATTTTCTTTGGAAGATAAATTTATTGATATATTGAATAACCGTTGCGGCGGTTATTTTACTGATTATCCTTGTTTTAAAGCCTTCAAAAGTTTTAGCATTGTTTCTTTTAATCATAAATTGGTCGCAAAGTTGAGAGAAAAATGTCTCAATTCGTTTTCGCTTTTTCTTGTACAATGAAAATTGAGGAATATAATCTTTCTGATTACTTCTCATTGGTGTATCTAATTTAATATTAGCATAGTTAAATAAATCTATTTGAACTTTTGCTGATAAATAGCCTCTATCTCCAATTAAAGTACAGTTTCGCATTTGCTCACCAATATCTTTTAAATAGTGGATGTCGTGAACGGATGCAGGGCTTATATCAAAATTCTTAATCAACACCATTTAAAGAACATACTGCGTGTAGTTTATAGCCATAGAAATATAATTTCTGTGAAGCACAATAACCATATGTTGGTGAAGAATAGGATTGCTCTTTACAAATTTTTGAACGAGTAGAACGAGCGTTTTCACAAACTTTCATTGGCATGCTATCAACGATAAAAATATCTTCAAACTCATTGAACTCCATCGAAATACGTTGTCTAATTTGCTCTGTTTGTAGGGATAGTCTTCGTTTTCGCTTATTGTAAACACTTCTTTCAATTTTGTTTATCAGAGAGTTTGGCAATTTTCTAAATAACTGTAATTCGCTATCAATACTCAAGTATTCAGCAGTAATATTAAGACTTATGACTTCTAAATCGCTCATTTTAGGTGTTCTTCTCTGATAACTAATCAGTTGATTTTCTGAAAAAAGTCCTAAAACTTCCAAAATTCTTTCATA
This Riemerella anatipestifer DNA region includes the following protein-coding sequences:
- a CDS encoding DUF6973 domain-containing protein, whose translation is MKTPLLFLSAFRQLSFPKIVQVLGLFIRQPLFFVLAVYASLKAYRIAQRKYPTTAGTNGKGNAFRHAFWNCLVLMYCCKVSSPQKALAFCETFTNLHEELFPNQPLEKAMDLHNNKVGRDYFMSLLKGIHRQFFETSFFVEELKAKANNARPINDKCIDESLKNCLVYIG